CTCATGTAAACAGAAGTTATAATAAACGACTGGACAACGTCCCACTTTCGAATCATTGCATGTCGTACGACACCGATAAATGGTCACTAGGACTTTAAATCACGGCGATCCACAATTGGAGCTCCGAAGATATACTATCTCTCGTTTTTCCCACGAATAACTGATGTTTCGTGGCCCAACACCGTAATAAACTGAACGCAGGGACAATTAAGATTGCATCTAACAGATCTGCGGGGAAAGTAAAGTACGTTTTGAATCTATAACACGCGGTTTTAGTGGCCCATAAATATGTAACGGACTTGGGTTTCGTTCAGATGTGTGGTTTAGTGTttaagtgctgtgtggttcccggcaccaatagaaaaaagaataggaccagtaaaaggcgacttagggttaggcttctaaacttgggattcctcttttgagcgatgggttagcaacctgtcactatttgaatctcaattcttttattGGGCCAGGTACATGGGCGTAGcattttcaatcttttcaagacttttggctctgtctaccccctaagggatatgaacgtgattatatttatgcatgtaaaaaaaaatatatgggtatactagaggccgcccgcgacttcgtccgcatggaaaccctatcaatcccgcgggaactccgggataaaaagtagcctatatattattctgggtcttcagctaggtacctacattcaaaatttcatcgtaatcggttcggtagtttttgcgtgaaagtgtaacaaacatctttactgacatactcacaaaaactttcgcatttataatattagtaggattagaTGGTCCATCTCTGTTTCGCCATCTATAGATAATAATGGCCTAATAGCCAAGTAATGCAATCGTTACCTCACATAAGCGTTTCTCACGAGCCAAATCTACATAGCTACCGCTGCCCATCGGATTAGGCCGGCCTACTTACACAGGGTTGCcagttcaaaattaaattcttacatacatacatatggtcttgtctatatcccttgcggggtagacagagcccacagtcttgaaaagactgaatggccacgttcagctatttggcttaataattgaattgagattcaaatagtgacaggttgctagcatatcgcctaaaaaagaatcgcgaagtttgtaagcatattccttatattaatattaattatattcttattAGCCGCGAAAActaaattgtgaatatctcaCAGACTATTTAACCGATTTTGTTGCccaatgattttaaaatttctattgtcAGATCGTACGTACCttttaattttcatgaaattcaGTGCCGGTGCAGGTGCagaaagccaaacagctgaacgtggccatatcagaatttttaagactgttgactctgtctaccccgcaagggataaagacgtgattatatctatgtatgtgcTACCATAATTTCGGTAACTAGCTAGTGGTAGCCCTCGTTGTCCGAAGGGCAGAGAGCGGTATTGTACGCTGTCGTGTCCGCTCTAATGAGAGCGATTTGCGGTGGGGACACATGTCTGAACATGTTTAATGTGGTACAGTCGGCAATCAAGTAcatatatttgatttgatcaCTCCCTGACTTCGTGaaagacaacagtcttgaaaagactgaaaggccagggtttttagaaaacaaaaaaaaaaaacagttattataccttattatataTGCATTATGCTGTCacattttgaatctcaatcttaaCGTGGGCTTACTGTCTTTTCaactgttgactctgcctCGCCCGTGATTGAGAAAGACGTAAttgtataacatacatatgtgcaTGGCCGAGGTTAGATAAAAACTATCGGCGCAGCACCTTTCATTATCTAATTTACGTGCTTGCATGTCGTGAAGAAAAAGTGAAGTGTTGATGCGTCAGTCTTCGTAAAGGGTTAATGTGGTTGCCTATTATGGGGGAAATAAGACAGTTATGTGGTTTTTTCGCCGTGGAATGTCCGTTGGGTATGTGAGTGGTCACTATTTGTCAGTTAACGCCTAACGATTTAAAGAGACAGCTCAAAATACCttgaaagttataaatacgtactaatattataaatacactttcacgcaaaaactactgaaccgattgcgatgaaatttggtatgtaggtagctgaagacccagaataaaaTGTAGGCTACTTCCCTACTACTACTGTCCCGGagatcccgcgggattgattccacgcggacaaagtcgcgggcggcctctagtacatacatataatcacgtctatatcttgcggggtaggtagagccaacaaacagtcttgaaaagaccgaaaggccaaaGTTATATGAACGCTATGTACAAAATGCGACAGACTAAGGATACTCctcttaggcgatggtttAGCGAATTAAAGATACATCTCGCCCATTAATAATCTGGCCTatctttataagactgttgactctgtctaccccgaaagggatatggTCCGCATGTATTTATGTGGTATGTTTTTAATCTtgctttttttgttattaggtATCGCATTTCATAGTCAGCAATACGGCTTTActgaggggaaatgtacaacagatgcaggtgtggctcttgtcactcatattctcaatgcatgggaagactcacaggatgccatcggagtgttttgcgatctgaccaaagcatttgattgcgtagatcatagaactcttctgctcaagctcgctcattacgggttcgatactgctgccgttgaactaattaaatcatatcttagtgatagattacagacggtagatttaaataatacaaaatcgaaaggagcgacggtaaaaattggggtaccgcaaggttccattttgggaccttttctctttctgatatatatcaacgacctgccttgcatgattgagaaacagactggcatcgtgttgtttgcagatgatacgtcactaatttttaaaatgaaccgccgtagcgaaatctgtgatgatgtgaatagcactttagccgccatctcgaactggtttacaatacatataataccatctataaatataaatatatatatatgggacaaattacactgattgagttagcctcgaagtaagttcgaaacttgtgttacgagatactaactcaacgatactatattttataataaatacttatatagataaacatccaagacccaggacaatcagaaaaagttcttttctcatcatgccgtgaccgggattcgaacccgggacctccggtgtcacagacaagcgtactaccgctgagccacagaggccgtcatcatcacaatcaacaacttactgttaaatgcaaataagacccaatgcattaagtttacacttcccaatgtgcggcaggcaaatgtggatattagtataaatagtaaaagattagattttgttgatagtactactttcttaggaataacattagattcaaatttgaaatggcatgctcacattttaaaactttctaaaaggcttagttctgcagcatacgctattcgtcgtattaggcatttgacggatgtggcaactgctaagctagtatattttagttattttcatagtttaatgtcatatggtctactgctttggggatcagcagcagacatacaaactattttcattttacaaaaaagggcaattcgatatatctacggtcttaaacaaagagattcccttagagattttttcaaaaacctaaatattttaactttgccctcccaatacatattcgataacatcatgcatgttaggaaaaacttagactctttcaaaaaagtaggtgaatgtactagtagatcactgcggaacaattacaagttgtcgatcccagcacatcggctggctaaggtagggaaatcatttcttattaattgtataagattttataataaattaccaaaaagtgttcttgaaatgaatgatagaaaattcaaacagtatattaaagttgagctttgtaggaaagcctattacagcacggatgattatattaatgataaacatgtgtggcccgagctggacataatggcctcttaaatgcttgtgtatttttgacatgatctggacataatttgtacagtatgtacatattttattttatatttattttatttgacgaagtattcgtattgacataatcagttctacattcatacatgttttttaatgtagacaatgtgcattcgtccacgatttagatttaagagatctatatttgtaaattgacgtcctatgaaaatgctgcagtgtagtttgttccgccgcttcttctacacatgcgctttggaagcggtagtagttataattagatttaagttatgtgacgtcaataagtgataccttgtatccaattttgaaaataaatctattctattctattctattctattctattttgcgATAAGGCGGCCTTATCGCAAAATGCGATACGATTTTgtacttcttatttttttgtatatatataatatatgttaagTTTTTTTGATGCAATAAAGTCTGTAAACTATTTTTGTATCGTTTTAGGCAGCGCAGACCCGGTTCCTGTGAAGTTCGCGAAGGAGATCCAGCCTACATCgacacaaattttatttgagtaagtttcttttttccaGTTTATCAGGTGTGCCTGCCAACcttggttatttatttatttaaactttactgTATAAACAACGTTATATCATTACCGCTCATATATCTATTACGGCTTCCGTAGCGCAAGAGTAGAAGAAACGGTGGGACGAaatacactgcagcattttcaacgAATAttacagttttaataaattaaatctctTAAGGAACGTCAAGAAtgagaaaatgtaaaaaattgatgtatttttaatatattctcCGGGAACGAAGCGTGGAATACAAATAcgtattagtatttttatactttattatatactactaaaaatttgttatgtataatttacaaacaaacataattatgtcaagaatttacatatttcattattttagcGTTATCAGCTTTTCTCATTAAAggctcataaaaaaataatgtaataattgaCATTTTGGGGATTTCAGAGCCAGCCACCAGGTGCCGAAGATCAAGGTGGGCCCCGACCTCCGCAGCGCGAGGAAACCCAAACAACACTGTCATAAGtaagtcttatttttttttaagtttttttttacattttaaaaatttttcttttttttaatatataatttttttgttttttttttaagctgaCTATGTTTGCGCGTGCATACAGTCGATGTTACCCTTTTAGGCGTATTTGATCTGATTAAATGTCAGTTGATTCACTCTCGATAGGTCCATTGCGCGATTTTGTCTAATGCTAAGGAGAAGAAGATTATTAATCACGCCTCTGAATTACGCAGAGACTAACATCATTTCACTTGTCACGACCCCTTAATAGGTTCTTCTTTCTTCCCTTCTGTTTACTGTACTCTTGAATGacataaacattaatatttcaatCAGGACCTTATTCAGGAACTAAGCCCTTCGCAGGACTTCAATGTCATTTATTGATTAAACACATTATTGTTAACTAGTTAGTAAGAACATTTTTGTGAAGAGCaaataaacgttatttatttataaataaatataagtatatacaggacaaattacactgattgagttagcctcgaagtaagttcgacacttgtgttacgagatactaactcaacgatactatattttataataaatacttatatagataaacatccaagacccaggccaatcagaaaaagttcttttctcatcatgccctggccaggattcgaacccgcgacctccggtgtcacagacaagcgtactaccgctgcgccacagaggccgatttatatttattattatttatttaatctccTTTTTTGCAGAGTAAAACCGACTGAACCCCCACCACAGCCGATCGAGCCGAAATACCCACCGCTACCGTACCCGATCCCGAAGCCGGAGGAAATCAAGAACTTCCTTTTGAACACGGCGTTACAGAACGCGCTGACCGGCTCCATAGGACAAGTGCCGAGGAAATGCAAGGAGGAGAGCCAGAGGAGGCTTCACAAGTGTGATGTGGCCGGTTGCATGAAAGTTTACACCAAGAGTTCCCATCTGAAAGCGCATAAGAGGACACACACTGGTAAGttgtgatacatacatacatatggtcacgtctatatcccttgcggggtagacagagccaacagtcttgaaaagactgaatggccacgttcagctatttggcttaatgatagaattgggattcaaatagtgacaggttgctagcccatcgcctaaaaaagaatcccaagtttgtaagtcgaatccttagtcgcctttcacgacatccatgggaaagagatggagtggtcctattattttttgtattggtgctgggaaccacacggcactgccgggaaccacacggcactgccgggaaccacacggcacaagtaaGGTAAGTAGTGATTTTATTCGTAATACAGTTGTAGTTCTAATTAGATTTaggtgatgtgacgtcaataagtaaataaatatatacgggataaattaaacagattgagttagccccgaagtaagttcaagacttgtgttatgagatactaactcgacgatactatattttataataaatacttaaatatagataaacatcgaagatccaggccaatcagaaaaagttattttctcatcatgccctgtccgggattcgaacccgggacctctggtgttaCAGACAatcgtactaccgctgcgccacagaggccgacgaataagtgataccttgtttccaattttgaaattaaatctattctattctaataatgGGGACTACGTAATTccatcccaactaatattgtatattattGCAACACCGACTTatagtttttctgtttggtcaggtGGTAGACAAATTTCAAATGCCATTAATGTCCgccttttttacattttttgtgcaatatttttttctattaaataaatacaggtttttcgcaaatcccacggggaactatagttttttaccgggatgaaagtaCCCATGTCCTTCTCTTAGACTCTTAATTACAtaaacgtgatatttcaagaagattaattaaGTAGAGAGCCCGTTAAGAGGTgacatacaaataaactttacttacttttgcatttataatatcagtttaACTTATTCTTGGcttataaagtaaatttgtcCCAACAGGGGAAAAGCCGTACTCATGCGCCTGGGCAGGTTGCTCGTGGCGTTTCGCTCGCTCGGACGAGCTGACTCGCCACACTCGCAAGCACACCGGCCATAGACCCTTTACTTGTCCACTGTGTCGACGCTGCTTCGCAAGGTCAGATCATCTCGGATTACATATGAGGAgacattaaaaatagtaacaagatgaataaaaaaatatagtaatctATGTAGGTAGGGTCAAGAGTGCAACCTTGAGGAACTCCAGACCCTCTAAATGTCCACTGTGTCGACGCTACTCCGCAAGGTCAGATCATCTCGGATTACATATGAGGAGACATTAAAATAGGATCAAGATGATTTTAAAGAAGTTATGAAAATCTATAGAACCAAGAATGCATCCTTGAGGAACTCCAGACCCTTTACGCGGTCGCTATGTCGACTTTGTTTCGCCAGGTCATATCATCTCGGATTATTTATGAGGAGgcagtaaaataaacatcgaACTTAAATCACCAACTCTGTATTTTAAAGacacaaattgaaataattgtttggttagcaacaaaatttttactatATAGTTTCACAACGGACTCTTATGGGTCAGTCTCAAACGATCTTATAGTGGCATAATTGGCCCTAGAAATGAACCTCTCAAAGTCGAAAGTCTTTAAAACATTAAGAAATtacattaaacttaaataatctGTATAGGGCCTAGAATTGTTCCTTGGGGTACTCCAAAGTCAATACATACTTTCCTAGATGTTTTTCCTAAAAATCTTTATGAGTTTATCCTTCCTTATATGTGTAGGATCTAGAATCACAGTGTTGTGTTCACTGATAATCTGGAtggttttttgaaaatattattattctcgTTTGGATTTTCTAAAGTGCACTTGAAAAtaccaaattatattttcaagaaaatatatttaaatctttaatagggaataaataaatctttaaaatatgcCCGAAACCGTCCAGTCTTTTGAAATACTTTAAACTAGTGTCATTTTTAACAGaggaaaaagttaaaaatgatGTATGACTTATGTCGTTATATTTGCTCAAcgatatatttatagtaaagAATGTTTCTCTAAATATTCTCTAAGTATTTAGTATTAAGCTGTGACGGCATTAGAtgctcataaataaaataaatttataatggaGGATGATATGGTAAGATGTTATATTCTGTTAAAACGACGAGCTGCTCGCATGAGGAGTGATGtgatgaatgtagatgaagcgaaagaaatatgcaggaTTCGTGGGAAATGGAAGGATTTGAACTCTGCCTGTCACTGGGTAAGAGTAGtgatttttggaaatatattttccgTTTCCAATGTATGTATTGTGGTGTTctgttttcaaaataagaattaaaaacagctctactttattttaagaacAGAATCCTAATATGTGTGAACCCTTCTTCCAttaaacttttttgaaagaatttttaattttgacgttTCGAACGTTtcgtattgaaaaaatattcgtGTATTGGTTTTATGCTATCTGTTTTCTCATTAATGAAGGACTCCATTATaacaatattgtatttaagagcagaaattaaatatatttgtgtggcattataattaaacttaagGGCCAGTAATTatgatacatttattattttagatatttttaaacattttttttatattttagtaagtaatattaagatttttatactttttacagtttttgtagaaaatattactttaataGCACATCTCTATGGTGacatttttgaatgaaaatgtcATTAGTTAGGAGATTCATGTTTTGAAGTAGCTACTTTCCACAAAAGAACAAAGTATATtttcgaaaaatattttgtcattttacgttatttaaattagttaaGGCTCAAAAAGTTCcacaattttacaatataatacaGGGCACTTGTGGCAATactagaattttaaaaaaatattttcctatttttataaattttatggattttattagatttattgttttgtttcagatgtttaaaatattttttattttttagttatcGAAATGAGTTATTATTAAGGCcagtatttttgaaattatttagaataaaatagttaagttgtatttaagtactttattaatgtcaattaaaataatttaatgaaaggAGATATTTTCAATCTTGTATAAatgcatatattttattatctagtAAGATACTTTTGTAtcgaatgtaaaaaaataactttaaaaaatagagAATAAACTGTTTGATCTCAAATTGGGTATACTATATCTTCCTTTATTGTGAGTTTTGATCTCAATCTGatcttgaaaattattataaatgcaataattttatgaatttaagtttattttgataattttagtataaatatgaagataatatatttgttttggtaTGGCATGATATTTAATGCGCAAGAAAAAAGTCAGAACcttaaagaaattttattttctttttatttatttaataaagaaaaaaaaatcaaagttaaagtatgtaattttattatttaaaatttatattttaaagctaATCAAATTAGTTATAATTACGATATGTCAAGCATTTTGGCGGCCAGTAAAACAAGAAATTTGATATTCCTATATTatggtaaaataataataagtttagatataaagttatgttataaatatctatatttttgtactgAAATAATTTCACTGAACTTTGTTCACAGAATTTCtttgtttacataatttttcgATTTCCATGTAAAATGAGGTATTTggagtattttttctttggtaTGACATTATAGTAAACATGAAAGGCGTCGGTGTATTCTTTTAGATCCaactaatatttgaaaaattctgaCCACATAATATTTCGAGTCATAAATGGCAAATTTTATGCTAATTCCTGTCAGTGTCAATATTTTAAGTCGATAAATAATTTGCCAGCTTAAGATTCTGTTTACTTTATCAAGAATAATATCTGTGGATTacgtgaaaataatttaattatttaatataaaaaaaccttttttttaatatttcgcAAAAACAATGGTGCTCCTATTATTGTGTACTTATTTGTAACAATATGTAATAGCAAGATTCGTGCTTATtagttagaaatattttaaggaGCGATGAATGACAGTATCTATACCATATGTAACGAGAACCATGTTCGAATCTAGTGTAggttctattaaaaaaaatggccagaaaataagtgaaaattacccctgtaaaaaataatatttcgatGGTAACACGttaatttcttgaaatttggggaatacatacatttttaatttaataattttatttctgtctCGTAAGTTTCGTTCTCGTAACTTTATCACTTCTGTCGggatttttattcttttctttcaGGTAATTGTAATATGTTCTTTTCGGATCAGACATGTTTTTATTAGATACTTTTCtcaatcaaaatttatatttgttagtaAGTtacacagtttttttttaattaaacaaaatttatttaattattttacttactgCCACTCGTAccttatttttcttgtaaaaataaaaacttttatttcacattttgttttatttttatttcaatgttcTATCATTTCAGTAAGCTTAGaacaaaaacatttgtaaGATCGAATGTTCATTTTTTCTGTTAGCCAAGCCTATTACAAAGATACATTTTAgcaatatctttcaagtacaGGCATCGGTCAGTCACAATTTCATTGTATGTATGGGttcagcaaatttttttttattgtgacttATAGCGTTTGTACAGTAATTTTATTGAGCCaacatctaaataaataaaagaagaaagtgaatgactgactgacatatcaatgtAGTTGAAGCCCAACCGCTAGGTCTAGAGACTTAAAAATGGCGTGTACCTACACGAACCTACCTAGGTTATGTGGTCTAAGGGTTTTCTAAGAGGAGATTTTCCGAAATTACCGCGGGAACGGGAATTAtggtaatttttgtttaacgcAGGAAAAGCCACGGGCTTCCCATAGTTTGAATTTAAGGAACTACTTACAAGAAGCTACAGAAAGGCCGCCGCTTATACATactactaaatatttttcgaaGGAATTCATTTCGCGCATGTTCCCATTGATAGTCCCTGTAAGGTACCGCGGGAATTATTTTACCCGTGGTCCCTGAATttagtatagaatagaatagttttgttttcaaaatcggACACAAggcatcacttattgacgtcacatcactgaaatctaattataactactaccacttccgaagcgcatgtggcgaagaagcggcggaacaaactacactgcagcattttcaccgtgCGTCGATTTACAAacatagatattttaaatctaaatcgtggacgaatgcgcattgtctacattaaaaaacatgaatgaatgaatgcaaagtaatttaaaaaggtacgtaaaaataaaaaattgctgGTCGGtggactgcaaaaaaaaaatgcaagaaaaagaaaatcacaCAGAAAATTGACTTCTGTCACTCACTGCAACGTCATTGGATTTATAGTCATgtaaattttcagaaaaaaaaatgtgaaaaatataaaaaaaataccataagCCTAAAATGACGTAAGTATAGTATATGTTTCTTCCTCATCACTTATATTTTTGGTatcgaaattattatttacgatAATTTTCCCCCCTTCTATGTTTTTTGCCCCGCGGATGAATCCTCAGATCTCTGAAATGAGCCCAAGGTCACCGAATGATCATGATCATCTACAACTCCatgtaagtcaggtttttacaccaaACGACTACCCTCTGACCTTCGCTACCTTGGCAGGAGAAACTAACCCTAGAGATCATTGTTCCTCATCCAGTTATCTAAATGtatcctcacgatgttt
The DNA window shown above is from Amyelois transitella isolate CPQ chromosome 30, ilAmyTran1.1, whole genome shotgun sequence and carries:
- the LOC132903804 gene encoding Krueppel-like factor 3; amino-acid sequence: MVSMDEIEGAGRREGAVRPNTMEACEPPIQLEPVDLSLKRPATPRRRCRAISSADPVPVKFAKEIQPTSTQILFEASHQVPKIKVGPDLRSARKPKQHCHKVKPTEPPPQPIEPKYPPLPYPIPKPEEIKNFLLNTALQNALTGSIGQVPRKCKEESQRRLHKCDVAGCMKVYTKSSHLKAHKRTHTGEKPYSCAWAGCSWRFARSDELTRHTRKHTGHRPFTCPLCRRCFARSDHLGLHMRRH